The DNA window cagtgggatgggaagtccaagtgacgtggcaggaggtgtttttgggatgtcctagtggatgtcctagtgggatgtccgcccactggagatgctcttatgtaAACAAAGTCACAGGGACATCCTCAACCAAGAAATCCTCGCTCTATCAAAAGCCTAGGCACATTCTCAACCAAGAGATACATACTCCATGTAAAAATATGTAGGGGGGGTtcagcggcggcggagggagACTCACACGACCGCTGCCATCCTATAGTACCGGAGTATTGTTGAGTTCAGCTTCAGAGTGGTATGGAGGAACTTCTCGACTTGTTGCTCGTTGATGACAACTTGCTTCCCATCTGCCATCAACGGAGCACCTTCTTTCCGAGCCTTCTCCTTCATTTCGCCAAGATAAGCACCAATTCTCTCCTTGACAAATTCATCCTGCTGCTGCTCTGGTTGGGGATCCCATTACTTCATTGATACGACAATCACCTCGGCCTTGGGTTCCTCTGTGTCTGAATCCTCCAACGTGATGCAGAAGACCTGAATCTTGCAGCTCTCAAAGTTGAAGCTTTCCTCGGTGAGGAGGAGCTGGGAGAGAAGCTTTCCTTTGGCGCATTCTTCTTAGTCGCTGTCGAGGACAGAGACAAGCATGGACATTCCCCTTCCTTTCTTTTTCACACAATTGGCAAAATCTGCATGTTTCGGACGGCACGGCTAATTCTCCAGCAATTTCCCCCATGGCCGGCAGAATATGAGGGGGATAGGGTACAAGTTCTTGGGATACAGACTATGAAGAGTGAGTTGAAAGTATGCACTCTTAAAACCATCGCCACAGTCACCTGCTTTTCCTTTGATGCTCACATAGTAATAAATAAGTGTTGCTAACTAAGGCTAAACAGATCAGTGTGAATGGCCAAGAGCccaacaaataaaaaacatgaTAACTGCAATGGAAAATTTTTAACCTCGAACATATAAATGCCTATGATGTGCAAAGAGCTGAAACATAACCTATCAAAGTATAATTGGACAAAATTATGTAGTATGGCATGGAACTAACCTACACAAATTACAGCCCCAAAAAGGGAGAGCCTCCAATGGTGAAACTTCCTTTGGGGACGCTAGCTGGGAGCATCTAAAAGATCCAAAAGAAAGCAGGACAAATTCACGCCCCCATAACACGGGAGGTAAAACATAGTGATAGTTGGGGTCATAAGGTCTAGATTGCCAATAATAACACATCCAATACAGATGAAGGCTGTAAACATGGTAGCATCATGAGGTTCATTGCCATTTCCCACTTTGAGTTAGTGAGTGAGTCTGACTGACCGAAAAGGGATAGACAATGAGTATTCGATTTAGGAGCTGGTTTTCTGGCCAGAAGTAGACAATGATCATTCGATTAAGGTGCTGGTGTTCCGGCCAGAAGTAATGCTCTTGATTAAGGGGCTGCCATATAACATTTTAACCCGTGCAAACAAACACCAAATGCAATTTTTCTAATCCCCATAGCAGGAATTTACAATATCTTGATATGACTACAAGGAACCCTTTGTCCTTTAATTTGATAGCAAGGGATAGACTATATACTACCTTTGGGAACATCTTCACATTTCCAACTTCACCATCACATGTAGagcaacatgaaagcaatgacATTTTGTGTTTACATACAAAAAAGAAACTTTGCtcacatatatacaaaaaagACACTTTGCTCATGAAATTATGTTCCACGCCAAGGCATGAATGAGGACCGTTGTGATTTTGGAGCACATCTATCATGCTTATTCACTCAGTGCCTTATCTCGTGTCCTTAATAAACAGATGCATAACTCGAATATCATGAAGCTAACATAAATACTAGTATCAATCAATAGAGACAAATGAGAAAACTATTTATGATAGATATGTGAAAAGGGATAGACAATATGAGTGTTCGATTAATTAGTGCATAACTATAAGTAGAAATGTATgtcaaaatgtaggccttatcATCATTACTGAGCCTGAGACTCAGCTTCGGATGGAGTCTTGGCGACAATAGACAAGGCATGTAGTCCACTCTGCAACTCATCTTGCAGCATGCTGTAAATCATTCTATGCCTTTTAACCAAACTCTTCCCTTCAAATCCCTCAGAAATCACCTCCACGTTGAAATGCGTCTCTCCATCACTACCGGCCACCCCCGAATGGCCCGCGTGCTGATAAGATATATCCTCAACATTCAATGCAGTTGGCAGCAATTCTTTCTGCAAAATCCCCTCAATCCTCCTACCCCTACTGCCCATTAATACACTTTTACGCCCCAATTCCTCCTTCAAATCCTCATTCAAATCACTACCACCATCTCCACTACCAGCATTTGCGGAATCCCCAATTCCAGAGATATCAGAGCTAGGGCTTGCACCTCTCTCGGCTTCAACATACAAATGCAAGGCCTTCTTCTGCATCAATTTCAGCATATTCAAGAAGCCATTATTCCGCGAAGGAGTTAAACTCTGCTGCAACCCAAGAAGCATCGCGAAATCGGGCggaaccctaacaatctcctcCACGGGCCGACCCGAAAGGCCTTGAACGAGCAAAGCGGCCAGCCCTTTCGTCAGCATTGAATCTGAATCCGCTTCAAAGATCACATTTTTATCCTCGTCCATATACGCTCTGACCCAGACCTGCGACACGCAACCTTGGACCTTGTTGTCGCTCGTTTTGTAATTGGAATTGAGAGGATTCAGAATTCTACCATAGAACAGCAGCTGTTCGTATTTGGCTTTGGGTTCTTGAACTGCCTGAAATAGTTTAACGATTTCTTGAAGCTTCGGCGGCAGCTCCTCAACGGAGGAGGAAGCAGAAGGAGGGGAACGGAGAGCGGGTTGCTTTGCGGAAATTCTTTGGAACGTGAtgttgttggagaagaagaATCTGTAAGGAGGTGTAGGGGTTTTTGAGAGGTTGAAGAATGGAGAGGCGGAGCGGTGAAAGAGGGAAGAAATGGGAATTTTAATGGGAATCGACATGATTTTCCGACCGAGTACAGGAATTTGCGATAGTCGTTTTGTAGAGAAGAGAGCGAGGTGAGTTTTCGTTAGGAatgagagcatctccagtaaaactggacgtcaaatagccctcgcATAgtcttcacactgccacatcagcttgtcatatcaactggacatcaaatagccttcacatagccttcacactacctatccacatcactaataacaattatataatttaatttacactcgtatcaacatacggaatttaatttacaagacaaatacggaaaattcgaataataatattaaaatttcaaaaagtacaataattttaaaaaaatacatttaaaaaaattacatttaaaaaaattacataaatttacataaaaactaacgccttgcaatcctccgcgcccacaactcttcaactaaatccttttggagtcgaatatgagcctccgtctgacgcatgtcggcatgtgcttggaggagggcgacgccgtggcttgggccggcctcattatcgtcgttggcccaatcagtcagttgtacaccttcatcttcgacaatcatgttgtgcataataatacaggcgtacattatatcagcaatgcagtcgacattccacaaacgcgttggtcccttaactgcagcccatcgagcctgaagcacaccaaatgcgcgctccacgtcctttcgcgccgactcctgccgcgtcgcaaagtaggccttcttcgcatctgatgcgcaccggatcgtcttcacaaagacgggccacctagggtatatcacatccgccaagtagtagcccatatcatgctggttgccgttggcgacaaaactgatggccggaccgacgccctggcactgctcgttgaaaaggggcgacgagttgaggacgtttaggtcgttgttcgaaccggctatcccaaaatatgcatgccaaatccacaaccggtaatcagctacggcctcgaggatcatcgtgggattttttcccttgtagccggtcgtgtaaaaccccttccaggcagcgggacagttcttccactcccaatgcatacaatctatgctgcctaacattcccgggaacccatgctgatccccgtgcatccgcagcagattccggcaatcttcgggggtaggctttcggagatactgatcaccgaatacttcgatcacgccctgacagaaatacttcatacatttgatggcagtcgtctcaccgatgtggaggtattcgtcccacatgtctgccgcggtgccgtaggccaactgcctgattgccgcagtgcacttttgaataggggtgtggcccggtctgccagccgcatcgtgcctgaagcggaaatacagatatcgctgctccaaagcgttaacaatacgcataaacaagtcacgcctcatcctaaaacgacgcctgaaatggttggcgttaaaa is part of the Salvia splendens isolate huo1 chromosome 6, SspV2, whole genome shotgun sequence genome and encodes:
- the LOC121806385 gene encoding sufE-like protein 1, chloroplastic/mitochondrial, producing the protein MSIPIKIPISSLFHRSASPFFNLSKTPTPPYRFFFSNNITFQRISAKQPALRSPPSASSSVEELPPKLQEIVKLFQAVQEPKAKYEQLLFYGRILNPLNSNYKTSDNKVQGCVSQVWVRAYMDEDKNVIFEADSDSMLTKGLAALLVQGLSGRPVEEIVRVPPDFAMLLGLQQSLTPSRNNGFLNMLKLMQKKALHLYVEAERGASPSSDISGIGDSANAGSGDGGSDLNEDLKEELGRKSVLMGSRGRRIEGILQKELLPTALNVEDISYQHAGHSGVAGSDGETHFNVEVISEGFEGKSLVKRHRMIYSMLQDELQSGLHALSIVAKTPSEAESQAQ